The genome window CAATCCGATGCCCAACTTCAAGGGCACGCGCTTCACCAACGCCCACGAGACCCTGATCTGGTGCGCCAAGTCCAAGGACGCGCGCTACACCTTCAATTACGAGGCGCTCAAGGACCTCAACGAAGGCCTGCAGATGCGCTCCGACTGGCTGCTGCCGCTGTGCACCGGCGGCGAGCGCCTCAAGGGCGAGGACGGCGGCAAACTCCACCCGACGCAGAAGCCCGAGGCGCTGCTCTACCGCATCATCCTCGCCGCGACCAAACCCGGCGACCTGATCGTCGATCCGTTCTTCGGCACCGGCACCACCGGCGCGGCGGCGAAGCGGCTCGGCCGCCGCTTCATCGGCTTCGACCAGGACGACACCTACATCGCCGGGGCGCGCGCGCGCATCAACGCGATCGCCCCCGCCGATCCCGAGGCGGTCAAGCTGTTCAACAAGAAGACCGAACCGCGCGTGCCGTTCGGCGCGGTGCTGGAGCGCGGCTTCATCGTTCCCGGCGAACTGCTCGCCGATTCCCGTCAGCGCTACGCCGCCAAGGTCCGCGCCGACGGCACCCTGGTGGCGGCCGACGTCAAGGGTTCGATCCATCAGGTCGGCGCGGCGGTGCAAGGCCTGCCGTCGTGCAACGGCTGGACCTTCTGGCACTTCAAGGCCAAGGGCGAGTGGATGCCGATCGACATCCTCCGCCAGCGCATCCGCTCGGAGATGAGCGGCCTGTCCTGACGCCCCGCGCGGCGTTCCCCTTCCCTTCCCCCATCCGCACCGCGGCGCGCCCGCGTCTGCGCGCCGCCCGATTTCCGTTCGCGAAAGGAGGCAGCATGTCCGACCGTTTCTTCGTCGTCACCGGAGGCCCCGGCTCCGGCAAGACCACCCTGATCGACGCCCTCGCCGCGCTGGGCTTCCGGCACATGCCCGAGGCGGGCCGGGCGATCATCCGCGACCAGCGCCGGATCGGCGGGAACGCGCTGCCGTGGGGCGACCGCGCGGCGTTCGCGGAACTGATGCTGGCGTGGGAGATGCGCTCCTGGAGCGAGGCCCTCGCGCATCCGGGGCCGGTGATCTTCGACCGCGGCGTGCCCGACGTGATCGGCTATCTCGACCTCTGCGGCCTGCCGGTGCCGGAGCACGTCGCCCGCGCGGCGAAGATCTTCCGCTACGCGCGCACGGTGTTCGTCGCGCCGCCGTGGCGCGAGATCTTCACCGGCGACGCCGAGCGCACGCAGGATTTCGCCGAGGCCGAAGCGACCCATGCCGCGATGCTGCGCACCTATGCCGCGCTCGGGTACGAGCCCGTGCCGTTGCCGTTTGCGACGGTGAACGCGCGCGCCGCCGCCGTCGCCGAGCACATCGCTTCGCAATTCGCGAGTGCGACTCCCGGCGACTCCCGGTCCGACCATCGCGACGCCTTCCGAAGACCATGAAATTCTGGCATTATCGGTTCACCTTCAAGATTGGCACCCGATTTGCTTGAGAGTCGGGCAATCACAGCGTGCATCGCGCCAAAAGTCCACTCCGGGAGACACCGAAGATGTTCTCGTTCCTGCGTTCGAAGACGTCCGACGCCGAAGCGGTCCTCGCCGCCATCAGCCGGTCCCAGGCGATGATCCAGTTCGACCTGTCGGGCCGGATTCTCGACGCCAACGACACCTTCCTTGCGCTGATGGGCTACACGCTCGACGAGGTCCGGGGCAGGTCCCACAGCCTGTTCGTCGACCCGGAGTACGCCCGGAGCCCCGACTACGCCGAATTCTGGAAGCGCCTCAACCGCGGCGAGGCTTCGGTCTCGCGGTTCAAACGCATCGGCAAGGGGGGCCGCGAGGTGTGGATCGAGGCCGCCTACACGCCGGTGCTCGACGCCCGCGGCAAACCGGTGAAGGTGGTCAAGATCGCCACCGACGTGACCGAGCGGCGGAACCACACCGCCGACCTCGAAGGCCAGATCGCCGCGATCCACAAGTCCCAGGCGGTGATCGCGTTCGATCTCGACGGCGTGATCCTCGACGCCAATCCCAACTTCCTCAAGACGATGGGCTACGGGCTCGACGAGATCAAAGGCAAGCACCACCGCATCTTCGTCGAACCCGACTATGCGAAAAGCGCCGACTACGCGGAGTTCTGGAAACGCCTGCGCGCCGGACAATTCCAGCAGGCGCAGTACAAGCGGATCGGCAAGGGCGGCCGGGTGGTGTGGATCGAGGCCTCCTACAACCCGATTCTCGACGCCGCCGGTCGGCCGGTGAAGGTGATCAAGTTCGCCACCGACATTACCCGGCAGATCGAGCTGCTCGCCAACCTCAAGGTGCTGATCGACGAGAACTTCGCCGAGGTCGAGACCGCGATCGGCAACACCAGCCGTCAGGCCTCCGCCGCCTCCGGCGACGCCGAAACCACCTCGTCGAACGTCGAGACCGTCGCGTCGGCCGCCGAGGAGCTGGCCGCGTCGATCGCCGAGATCTCGCGCAGCATGGCGCAGTCGCGCTCGGCCGCCGACGGCATGGTCGACAAGATCGCCGCCGCCGACAGCGCCTCGCAGCGGCTCACCGACGCCACCGACGCGATGACCAGCATCGCCGAACTGATCCAGTCGATCGCCGCGCAGATCAACATGCTCGCGCTCAACGCCACCATCGAGAGAGCGCGCGCGGGCGCGGCGGGCAAGGGCTTCGCCGTGGTCGCGGGCGAGGTCAAGACTCTCGCCGCCCAGGTCGGCCGCGCCACCGAACAGATCTCGGGCGAGATCGGCGGCGTGCAGAGCGCCTCCGCCGCGGTCGCCCGCGCCCTCGACGATATCCGCGGCGGCGTCTCGGCGATGCGCGAATACGTCGGCTCGACCGCTTCGGCGGTGGAGGAGCAGAGCGCCGTCACCCGAGACATGTCGTCGAGCATGCAGTCCGCCTCCGACGCGGTTACCCGCATCCGCGAAGGCGTCGGCGAGATCACCGCCGCCTCGACGCGGGCCGAACAGGCGATCGTCCGCACCAAGGAGGCCGCCCGGGTTCTGCAGCGGTAGGGCTCAGCACACGTCGAAGCGCACCCCGCCCGCCGGAGCGCGCCACGCCAGCAGTTCCCGCCCCGGCCGCGCGCCCTTGCGGCCGGTGGCGGAAAAGCCGACCCGCTCCAGCAGCTTCCACGACGGACGGTTCTCCCGCAGGCATTCGGCGACGATCCGCCGCGCCGGGGCGACGTCGGCCAGCGCCGCGATCACCGCTTCCACCGCCTCGCCCGCCAGTCCCCGGCCGCGCGCCGCGGCGGCGAACCAATACCCCATCTCGATCTCGTATCCGGCATTGGGATGCACGCCGATCACCCCCAGCAGCGCGGCGCCCTCCCGCTCCCACACCCCGAGGAACTCCTGCCCGGCCTCGCCGCCCGCGATCAGCGCCTCGGCATCCGCCAGGGTGAACGGCTCGGGGAGAAAATGCACCCGCGCGGTCACCGAAGCATCGGTGATCGCCTGCACCGCGCGCGCGTCTTCCGCGCGCAACGCCGCGATGCGGCAACGCCGGGTTCTGATCGGTCTGATTTCGGATATCATTCGGTCCTTCCTCCTGGAAGGCCGCCGCGTTCGAACTTGCATCGCCGATCTGTGACCCTGCCCGCCCGAACCGGCGGCACTGGTCACACGCGATGACGCCATGCCGCTTCCTAGCGGAAGCGCCAATACCCCATAAAGACGGTAAAGGTGGCGACGTTGCAGTTCATGTCTTCGGCTCTAGCACGCTGCCGAAGGGGGTTCAACGGAAAAAGCGCGGCTCAGGCGAATACCTGCTCGGCGGACTTGAGGCAGGGTTCGGCGGGAAGCCGCGACATCTCGCCGATCGCGCCGCCGGAAAAATAGCGGAAGCCCAAAGGAATCGCCCGCTTGATCTCCTGCGGCGTCTTCACGTTCCACAGGCACAGATGCAGGCCGAGGCTGCGCACCTCGTGAGCGATCACCGTGAACAGCGCCATGATCGCCGAAGGGCTGAGACCGGCGACGCGAACCTGTGCCTCGTCGACGCAGAGATAGCGTACGCCGAGTTCGCGGACGATGCGGGCGGTCTCCATGTCGGGGAAGGTCTGCACCGCCACGCTCGCCCCCGCCGCGCGGATCGTGCGGATCAGATCCCGCAGGCGCGGACGTCCCACCGCGGCGACGCCGCCCGTCAGTTCGACCACCACCTCGTCGCGGTGGAGCCGAACCGCCTCGGCGACCCATTCGCGGATCGGAGCGATATCCCGCATCACCAGGGAATTGACCACCTGCGCCAGAAACAGCGTCGCGCGGCACGCCACGCCGGCCCCGGCACCCCGGCGAAGCACCGCGTTGACCTCCAGGGCGAGCGGATCGTCCTCGCCGCCGAACAGCACGGCGGGACCGACGATCTCGCGAGTCTCGAAGATCCGCCGGATGGTTTCGCGATTGCCGATCACGGTTTCGCCGAGCGCATCCCATATCGGCTGGAACATCGCGTCGAGCCGGATGCCGTGCCTGCCGGGCGCCTTCGCAGGCGGCGACGGCCCGGCGGCGGAGCCTCCCGCCGCACGCCCCCCGGACCGGCAGCCCCCCCACCGGGCGAGCGGCACGACGCGGGCGGTGACTTCGCGATCCCGGCCGGTTTCGCCGAACAACCGTCCGCGGATCTCGCGTGCGATCGCGGCGGCGCGCACCGCCCCCTCGGCCTCGCCGAGACGGCCGAGCACCAGCACGTATTGCCCGGGTGCGCTGGGAAAGAAGGCTTCGTCCCGGGCGAGACGGGCTTTGAGAACGGCCTCGGCGATCGCGCGGAACTTGGGGAGCTTGCGCTTCCAGTCCGGATCGTCCCGGGAATCGGCAAGAGTGACGACGTGAAGCCTGCCGAACGATTCGACGGGATCGGACGCGAGAAGATTTTCGACCAGAGCCTCGAATTCGGCCTCGCTCAGAGTTCGACCCATGGCGCCCTCCCCGTTCAGGCGTCCAGTCTACCTCAACCTTTCGGCGAATTTCCAACGAATCATCCTTTCGCAGGTTATATCCTGCGAATGAACGATAAATTCCTCCCGATCAACCTACCTTTGAGCCATAGCCAGACGCGCGGCGAGGCCGAGAAACACGACTCCGGCGGCGCGGTTGAGGAACACCTGCCCCCGCGGCGAGCGGCGCATCCATCCGGAAAGGCCGTCGGCGGCGACCGCGATCGCCGAGAACACCACCCAGGCGCAGACGATGAACACGCCGCCGAGGACGAACATCTGCGCCGCCAGAGCACCGCGCGCCGGATCGGCGAACTGCGGCAGGAAGGCGAGGAAGAAGATCGCCACCTTGGGATTGGTGAGATTCATGAGGATGCCGCGCAGGTACATCCGCTTGAGGTCGAGGGGCTGACCGGCCGCCCCCGCCATCGCCTCCGCCGGGGCGCGCAGGGCCTTCCACGCGAGCCAGGCGAGATAGGCCGCGCCGACCAGCTTCAGGGCGGTGAACGCCACCTCGGAGGTCTGGAACACCGCCGCGACGCCGAACGCCACCAGGGTGGTATGGACGACGAGGCCGGAGCACAGGCCGAGGGTCGCCATCAGCCCGGCGACCCGGCCCTTGAGTGCCGACTGGGTGAGGACGAAGAGATTGTCCGGCCCCGGCGCGAGAGAGAGCAGACTCGCCGCAGCGGTGAACGCAACGAGGGTGGCGGTCGGAATCATCGGTTTTCCTCAGCGAGTTTGCGCGCCTTCTGCATCACCGTCGGCAGACCTTCGAGGTCGGCGCGCGCGCCCCAGAAGCCTTCGCCGAACGCCGCGGCGACGTCGTCGTCGGGCGTGTCCGAGGGAATGTGCACCTTCACCACCGCGAGATCGAGCGAGAAGTGGGTGAAGACGTGGACGACCGGACGGTTGAGGGTTATGCCCGCCCACGCCCCGGCGATCCGCGGGCGGGTCTCGCCGACGACCCAGTCGCCGGTCGGCAGGCCGAGCATGCCGCCGAGCAGGCCCTTCTCCGGCCGTCGCACCAGCCACACCCCCTTCGCCCCCCACACCCAGTAGACGGTGCCGAGGCGGTGCGGCCGCGCCGCTTTCGCCGGGCGCACCGGGCGGCTCGCCTCGGTCCCGGCGGCGCGGGCGCGGCAGGCGTCGCGCCAGGGGCAGAGGAGACAATCCGGATTGCGCGGACGGCACACCGTCGCGCCGAGATCGATGGTCGCCTGAACGAAGTCGCCGGGGCGGTCGGCGGGCACCAGCGCCTGCGCCAGCGCCCGCGCCCTGGCCTTGAAGGCGGGCAGCGGCGTGGGATCGTCGTGGAGGCGCGCGAGCACCCGCTCGACGTTGCCGTCGACCGCCGCCGCCGCCTCACCGAACGCGATCGCCGCCACCGCCGCGGCGGTGTAGGGGCCGAGGCCGGGGAGCCCGCGCAGCTCCCGCTCGGTAGCCGGAAAGCCGCCCCGCGCCGCCACCGCTCGGGCGCACGCCAGCAGGTTGCGGGCGCGCGAGTAGTAGCCGAGCCCGGCCCACGCCGCCATCACCTCGGCGTCGGGCGCGGCGGCGAGCGCCTCCACCGTCGGCCAGCGGTCGAGGAACGCCCGATAGTAGGGAATCACCGCCGCCACCGTGGTCTGCTGCAGCATCACCTCGGAAAGCCAGACGCGGTAGGGCTCGCCGCGCATACCCGGGGCGGGCCGCCACGGCAGATCGCGATGACCGGCGTCGTACCAGGCGAGCAGGCGGGCGGAGAGCTGATCGGGAGCGAGCGCGA of uncultured Alphaproteobacteria bacterium contains these proteins:
- a CDS encoding conserved hypothetical protein (Evidence 4 : Homologs of previously reported genes of unknown function), producing the protein MSDRFFVVTGGPGSGKTTLIDALAALGFRHMPEAGRAIIRDQRRIGGNALPWGDRAAFAELMLAWEMRSWSEALAHPGPVIFDRGVPDVIGYLDLCGLPVPEHVARAAKIFRYARTVFVAPPWREIFTGDAERTQDFAEAEATHAAMLRTYAALGYEPVPLPFATVNARAAAVAEHIASQFASATPGDSRSDHRDAFRRP
- the ccrMIM gene encoding Modification methylase CcrMI, with the translated sequence MIAFAPNTIHHGDCIALMNAMPEKSVDMVFADPPYNMQLGGELLRPDNSRVDGVDDAWDQFESFSAYDRFTAAWLKAARRILKDDGTLWVIGSYHNIFRVGAALQNLGYWILNDIVWRKSNPMPNFKGTRFTNAHETLIWCAKSKDARYTFNYEALKDLNEGLQMRSDWLLPLCTGGERLKGEDGGKLHPTQKPEALLYRIILAATKPGDLIVDPFFGTGTTGAAAKRLGRRFIGFDQDDTYIAGARARINAIAPADPEAVKLFNKKTEPRVPFGAVLERGFIVPGELLADSRQRYAAKVRADGTLVAADVKGSIHQVGAAVQGLPSCNGWTFWHFKAKGEWMPIDILRQRIRSEMSGLS
- a CDS encoding conserved hypothetical protein (Evidence 4 : Homologs of previously reported genes of unknown function), whose translation is MGRTLSEAEFEALVENLLASDPVESFGRLHVVTLADSRDDPDWKRKLPKFRAIAEAVLKARLARDEAFFPSAPGQYVLVLGRLGEAEGAVRAAAIAREIRGRLFGETGRDREVTARVVPLARWGGCRSGGRAAGGSAAGPSPPAKAPGRHGIRLDAMFQPIWDALGETVIGNRETIRRIFETREIVGPAVLFGGEDDPLALEVNAVLRRGAGAGVACRATLFLAQVVNSLVMRDIAPIREWVAEAVRLHRDEVVVELTGGVAAVGRPRLRDLIRTIRAAGASVAVQTFPDMETARIVRELGVRYLCVDEAQVRVAGLSPSAIMALFTVIAHEVRSLGLHLCLWNVKTPQEIKRAIPLGFRYFSGGAIGEMSRLPAEPCLKSAEQVFA
- a CDS encoding Methyl-accepting chemotaxis sensory transducer with Pas/Pac sensor, with product MFSFLRSKTSDAEAVLAAISRSQAMIQFDLSGRILDANDTFLALMGYTLDEVRGRSHSLFVDPEYARSPDYAEFWKRLNRGEASVSRFKRIGKGGREVWIEAAYTPVLDARGKPVKVVKIATDVTERRNHTADLEGQIAAIHKSQAVIAFDLDGVILDANPNFLKTMGYGLDEIKGKHHRIFVEPDYAKSADYAEFWKRLRAGQFQQAQYKRIGKGGRVVWIEASYNPILDAAGRPVKVIKFATDITRQIELLANLKVLIDENFAEVETAIGNTSRQASAASGDAETTSSNVETVASAAEELAASIAEISRSMAQSRSAADGMVDKIAAADSASQRLTDATDAMTSIAELIQSIAAQINMLALNATIERARAGAAGKGFAVVAGEVKTLAAQVGRATEQISGEIGGVQSASAAVARALDDIRGGVSAMREYVGSTASAVEEQSAVTRDMSSSMQSASDAVTRIREGVGEITAASTRAEQAIVRTKEAARVLQR
- a CDS encoding putative homoserine/homoserine lactone efflux protein (Evidence 3 : Function proposed based on presence of conserved amino acid motif, structural feature or limited homology) is translated as MIPTATLVAFTAAASLLSLAPGPDNLFVLTQSALKGRVAGLMATLGLCSGLVVHTTLVAFGVAAVFQTSEVAFTALKLVGAAYLAWLAWKALRAPAEAMAGAAGQPLDLKRMYLRGILMNLTNPKVAIFFLAFLPQFADPARGALAAQMFVLGGVFIVCAWVVFSAIAVAADGLSGWMRRSPRGQVFLNRAAGVVFLGLAARLAMAQR
- a CDS encoding GCN5-related N-acetyltransferase → MISEIRPIRTRRCRIAALRAEDARAVQAITDASVTARVHFLPEPFTLADAEALIAGGEAGQEFLGVWEREGAALLGVIGVHPNAGYEIEMGYWFAAAARGRGLAGEAVEAVIAALADVAPARRIVAECLRENRPSWKLLERVGFSATGRKGARPGRELLAWRAPAGGVRFDVC
- the mutY gene encoding A/G-specific adenine glycosylase, with amino-acid sequence MFALAPDQLSARLLAWYDAGHRDLPWRPAPGMRGEPYRVWLSEVMLQQTTVAAVIPYYRAFLDRWPTVEALAAAPDAEVMAAWAGLGYYSRARNLLACARAVAARGGFPATERELRGLPGLGPYTAAAVAAIAFGEAAAAVDGNVERVLARLHDDPTPLPAFKARARALAQALVPADRPGDFVQATIDLGATVCRPRNPDCLLCPWRDACRARAAGTEASRPVRPAKAARPHRLGTVYWVWGAKGVWLVRRPEKGLLGGMLGLPTGDWVVGETRPRIAGAWAGITLNRPVVHVFTHFSLDLAVVKVHIPSDTPDDDVAAAFGEGFWGARADLEGLPTVMQKARKLAEENR